From the genome of Medicago truncatula cultivar Jemalong A17 chromosome 2, MtrunA17r5.0-ANR, whole genome shotgun sequence:
GAAGATTGTCAAAAGACTCGTCCCATTCAGAATGTTCAACATATCAGAACACCTTTGGTTCCGTTACATGCCAAGTTATGCAAAGTCGACCTTTTTGAGCATGATCATGATCTCTGTGAAATATGCCTTATGAACTCCGGAGGATGTCAGAAAGTAAGAAATGATATTCAAGGGCTCCTGGACCGAGGAGAGCTTGTGGTCGAAAGGAAGTGTGATGATGTGTGTGTAATAACTCCTGAAGGGCCTTTGGAGGTATTTTATGACAGTCGAAAGTCAACTATCACCCCTCTGGTGATCTGCTTACCGGGTCCACTGCCATATGCTTCTGAAAAAGCcattccatacaaatacaatgccacCATGATTGAAGAGGGTCGTGAGGTTCCAATACCGCCTTTGTCTAGTGTGGATAATATTGTTGAAGACAGTAGAGTTCTGAGAAATGGGCGCGTTGTTCCCATAGTGTTCCCAAAGAAGATTGATGCTACAATAAACAAGGAGGTTCAGACTAAAGATGCTGGTATCGCCAAAGAAGTGGATCAACCCAATGGGGCTGGTACAAGTGCAGAGTTTGATGAAATTCTCAAGTTAATAAAGAAGAGCGAGTACAAGGTCGTTGACCAACTGATGCAGACTCCATCCAAAATATCCATAATGTCTTTATTACTAAATTCTGAGGCCCATAAAGATGCATTAATGAAGGTCTTAGAACAAGcttttgtggattatgatgtaacGGTGGGTCAGTTTGGCGGAATAGTAGGGAACATCACTGCATGCAACAACTTgagtttcagtgatgaagagcTCCCAGCAGAAGGAAGGACCCACAATCGGGCGCTGCATATATCTGTGAACTGTAAAACCGATGCTTTGTCAAAAGTGCTGGTGGATACTGGATCATCTTTGAATGTATtgtccaaaacaacttatacccAACTCGCTTACCAAGACGCACCTTTGAGACGAAGTGGGGTAATGGTGAAAGCTTTTGATGGCTCGAGGAAGGATGTCCTTGGTGAGGTGGTTCTACCTATCACAGTTGGGCCACAAGTTTTTCAAGTTAATTTTCAAGTCATGGACATTCAAGCTTCATATAGTTGCTTACTGGGTCGACCCTGGATTCACGAGGCAGGGGCTGTCACATCCACGCTGCATCAAAAGCTGAAGTTTGTAAAGAATGGGAAGCTAGTAACTGTAAACGGTGAAGAGGCTTTATTGGTGAGTCATTtgtcatctttctctttcattgggGCAGACGATGTCGAAGGGACACCTTTTCAAGGGTTTACTATAGAAGATAAGAATACCAAGAAGAATGAAGCCTCTATCTCGTCTctgaaagatgctcagaaggtcATACAAGCAGGAGGGTCCACAAGCTGGGGAAAGTTGATAGAGCTTCCAGAAAACAAGCACCGAGAAGGATTGGGTTTCTTCCCATCTACTGGTTTGTCCACAGCGAAGAAGGGCACTTTCCACAGTTCGGGCTTTATCCATGCGATCATTGAAGATGGTCCTGAAAGCGTGCCACGAGGTTTTATAACGCCAGGAGTATCCAGCCACAATTGGGTTGCTGTAGATGTTCCTTTTGTTGCTCACTTGTCCAAGTAATGCATTTGTCtagtttatgcttttcttttcaaaaaaaaaaaacaaaacatcctTTCGCCCCGCCCCAAGCGAAGGTGAATTTATCTAGggctttttatttcaagaaattatcatcaataaaataaaaatgtcgttTTTTTCCCGATgttttgtctcattttcttcTATGCTTTTCTGAAaagtggtaatacaaaaaacccaatataaattttcaaaaaaatctgcatgtatctttttctaaaaaaatcatcCATCACATGTGCAGATTAGAAATCAACGAACCCGTTGAACAACATAATCCTATgatctctcccaactttgagttccctgTCTATGAGGcggaggaagaagagaatgaagagaTCCCTGACGAAATCTCTCAACTACTCGAACAAGAGAGGAAGACCATTCAGCCTTATGGGGACGAACTAGAATTGATTAATTTGGGCACCAaagaagacaagaaagaaatcaaggttGGGGCATCGCTCGAAACAAGTGTTAAAAAGCAAGTGATAGAGCTCCTCaaagaatatgttgatgtgtttgCCTGGTCCTAccaagatatgccaggtctagacacTGATATTGTGGTACATCACCTACCTTTGAAACCTGAATGTCCGCCAGTCAAACAAAAGTTGAGAAGAACACGTCCTGACATGGCtctcaaaatcaaagaagaggTACAGAAACAGATCGACGCTGGTTTCCTCATCACATCAAATTACCCCCAATGGTTAGCTAACAtagtgcctgttccaaagaaagatggtaaggtcagaatgtgtgttgactacCGTGATTTAAACAAAGCTAGCCCGAAAGACGACTTTCCTTTACCTTATATTGACGTGTTGGTTGACAGTACTGCCAAGTCTAAAGTCTTCTCATTCATGGATGGattctccggttataatcaaatcaagatggcacccgaagatagagagaaaacatcatttattaCACCTTGGGGCACTTTTTGCTACAAAGTAATGTCGTTCGGTTTAATCAATGCAGGAGCTACTTATCAGAGGGGTATGACTACTCTTTTCCACGATATGATACATAAAGAGATTGAGgtctatgtggatgatatgatagtCAAGTCGATTACTGAAGAAGACCATGTCAAGTATCTACAGAAGATGTTCCAGCGCCTGAGGAAGTACAAACTTCGTCTAAATCCCAACAAATGCACTTTTGGTGTCAGATCCGGAAAGCTTCTAGGTTTCATTGTCAGCCAGAAAGGCATCGAAGTAGACCCTGACAAAGTCAAAGCCATCAGAGAGATGCCTGCTCCGAGAACAGAAAAAGAAGTAAGAGGTTTTCTTGGACGACTAAATTACATCTCCCGgttcatttctcatatgactgcaacttgTGGGCCGATATTCAAACTACTCCGCAAAGAACAAGGTATTGTGTGGACCGAAGATTGCCAGAAGGCTTTTGACAGCATAAAGAAGTACTTGCTAGAACCACCGATTCTCATCCCTCCAGTTGAAGGaagacctttgatcatgtacCTAACAGTGTTAGAAAATTCCATGGGTTGTGTGCTCggacaacaagatgaaaccggaagaAAAGAGCAcgccatttattatttaagcaaGAAGTTTACTGAATGTGAATCTCGCTACTCCATGCTCGAGAAGACGTGTTGTGCTCTAgcctgggctgccaaacgcctccgtcattatatgattaatcacACTACGTGGCTGGTATCTAAAATGGATCCaatcaagtacatatttgagaagccCGCTTTGACAGGAAGGATTGCACGGTGGCAGATGCTACTATCTGAATATGATATCGAGTACCGTTCCCAGAAGGCAATTAAAGGCAGTATTCTTGCTGATCACTTAGCTCACCAACCACTTGAAGACTATCGACATATCAAGTTTGACTTTCCTGATGAAGAGATTATGTATCTAAAGATGAAAGATTGTGACGAGCCACTATTCGGAGAAGGACCTGATCCAGATTCAGTGTGGGGTTTAATATTTGATGGGGCTGTCAATGTATACGGCAACGGCATAGGGGCAGTACTCCTTACTCCTAAGGGTGCTCACATCCCTTTCACAGCAAGACTCCGGTTTGACTGCACGAACAACATCGCTGAATATGAAGCCTGCATCATGggtattgaagaagccattgatctAAGAATCAAGAACATCGAAATATATGGAGATTCAGCTCTTGTAATCaaccagatcaaaggaaaatgggaaACTCTTCACGCAGGACTAATACCTTATCGAGACTATGCAAGACGTTTATTGACCTTCTTCAACAAAGTGGAATTACATCATATCCCTCGGGATGAGAATCAGATGGCTGATGCCTTGGCTACTTTGTCTTCAATGATCAAGGTGAATCATCACAATGACGTGCCACTAATCAGTGTCAAATTCCTTGATAGACCCGCTTATGTGTTTGCCGCTGAAGCAGTTTTCGACAATAAACCCTGGTTTCATGATATTAAGGTGTTTCTCCAAACTCGAGAGTATCCTCCTGGAGcatccaacaaagataagaaGACTCTCAGAAGATTATCTAGTAATTTCTTCCTGAATGGGGATatcttgtacaaaagaaactttgaCACGGTCTTGCTCAGATGTGTAGACAAATATGAAGCTGATTTATTGATACATGAAATACACGAAGGATCCTTCGGAATTCATCCTAATGGGCACACAATGGCTAAAAAGATATTGCAAGCAGGCTACTACTGGATGACAATGGAATCAGATTGCTACAAGCATACCAGAAAGTGTCACAAGTGTCAGATATACGCCGACAAGATTCATATGCCGCCGACTACACTCAATTTACTTTCCTCTCCGTGGCctttctctatgtggggcattgacatgatcgGAAGGATTGAGCCCAAAGCTTCAAATGGACACCGTTTTATCCTAGTGGCTATTGACTACTTCACTAAGTGGGTTGAGGCCGCATCGTATGCCAATGTGACCAAACAAGTGGTggtcaaatttatcaagaatcatATCATTTGTCGTTACGGCATCCCCAACCGGATCATCACCGACAACGGAACAAATCTAAAcaacaagatgatgaaagaattgtgTGATGATTTCAAGATCGAGCACCATAACTCTTCACCTTACAGACCCCAAATGAATGGTGCTgtcgaagctgcaaataagaatataaagaggattgtccagaagatggtggtgACTTATAAAGATTGGCATGAAATGCTTCCCTTTGCATTACATGGATATCGTACTTCTATACGCacatcaacaggggcaacccctttctcccTGGTATATGGTACGGAGGCAGTACTTCCTGTAGAAGTCGAAATTCCATCATTGAGAGTCCTAATGGAGGCTGActtatcagaagctgaatggGTTCAGAATAGATACGACCAGTTGAATCTAATTGAAGAAAAGCGCATGACGGCCCTATGTCACGgacaattatatcaaaaaaggatgaaacaggcctttgacaagaaagttcgtCCCCGTAAGTTTAAAGAAGGTGATCTTGTGCTCAAAAAGATTTTCTCTTTCCAACCAGACTCCCGAGGCAAGTGGGCTCCTAATTATGAAGGTCCGTATGTTGTTAAAAGAGCCTTCTCAGGTGGTGCCATGACTCTACAAACCATGGACGGTGAAGAACTTCCACGACCTGTGAACACGGacgcagtcaagaaatactttgtctaaaaattttaaaagaacagctcggtaagtcgaaaacccgaaaagggcgacttaggcaaaaatgagcgtctcggtggactgaaaacccgaaagggcggtccaggcaaaaattagagacaataaACAGAGATCATTATCCTGATAGagtgaaaacccgaaagggcagtctatgcaaaaattaaggatttaaaaaaaaaaaaaaaaaaagagacaaagtaactgcatccagtCGAACACAGATACACTTGGGGCATACCTGATATCAAAAGTATTCGAGCCACAAGATAACGGATTTCAAAGTTGTTAGAGAACGATAGAGTTATGAAGTTCAACGTACCTTTCCATTTTAAATTaccatttcttttcaaactttgtAAAGAACTCCATGAAGTCATGCCATTGGCATAGCGTCATTCGATCAATAAATTTTGAGCCTTTACCTTTTTTTGATTCCCATTTGCTTTGTTTCACGaatttttcctcttttattgatgataatattttgaaacagatttctaaaacattatataataaaaagcataaacaaatagatACAGCTTGGCACTCGGGAGTAAAAGAAG
Proteins encoded in this window:
- the LOC112419339 gene encoding uncharacterized protein, with the translated sequence MDYLEQENRVVREEMTAMQTRMDEMAELIKTMAEAQTQAQAQIQAQAQALAQAQTQAQAITEAQARSQAPPPPPVRTQAEASSSWTLCADTPTQSAPQRSTPWFPPFTAGEIFRPITCEAQMPTHQYTAQVPLPAMRVTPATMTYSAPVIHTIPQTEEPIFHSGNAEAYEEVSDLREKYDELRRDMKALREKGKFGKTAYDLCLVPSVQVPHKFKIPDFEKYKGSSCPEEHLKMYVRRMPAYAQDDQILIYYFQESLTGPASKWYTNLDKTRVQTFRDLCEAFVEQYSYNVDMTPDRSDLQAMTQGDKETFKEYAQRWRDTAAQVSPRIEEKEMTKLFLKTLNHFYYKKMVGSTPKSFAEMVGMGVQLEEGVREGRLVKNTTPASGTKKTGNHFPRKKEQEVELLPGLLKKNLVQTRTAPPIPEKLPSWYRLDQTCDFHEGGRGHNIETCYAFKSTVQRLINDGKITFTDSAPNVQTNPLPNHGAATVNMIEDCQKTRPIQNVQHIRTPLVPLHAKLCKVDLFEHDHDLCEICLMNSGGCQKVRNDIQGLLDRGELVVERKCDDVCVITPEGPLEVFYDSRKSTITPLVICLPGPLPYASEKAIPYKYNATMIEEGREVPIPPLSSVDNIVEDSRVLRNGRVVPIVFPKKIDATINKEVQTKDAGIAKEVDQPNGAGTSAEFDEILKLIKKSEYKVVDQLMQTPSKISIMSLLLNSEAHKDALMKVLEQAFVDYDVTVGQFGGIVGNITACNNLSFSDEELPAEGRTHNRALHISVNCKTDALSKVLVDTGSSLNVLSKTTYTQLAYQDAPLRRSGVMVKAFDGSRKDVLGEVVLPITVGPQVFQVNFQVMDIQASYSCLLGRPWIHEAGAVTSTLHQKLKFVKNGKLVTVNGEEALLVSHLSSFSFIGADDVEGTPFQGFTIEDKNTKKNEASISSLKDAQKVIQAGGSTSWGKLIELPENKHREGLGFFPSTGLSTAKKGTFHSSGFIHAIIEDGPESVPRGFITPGVSSHNWVAVDVPFVAHLSKLEINEPVEQHNPMISPNFEFPVYEAEEEENEEIPDEISQLLEQERKTIQPYGDELELINLGTKEDKKEIKVGASLETSVKKQVIELLKEYVDVFAWSYQDMPGLDTDIVVHHLPLKPECPPVKQKLRRTRPDMALKIKEEVQKQIDAGFLITSNYPQWLANIVPVPKKDGKVRMCVDYRDLNKASPKDDFPLPYIDVLVDSTAKSKVFSFMDGFSGATYQRGMTTLFHDMIHKEIEVYVDDMIVKSITEEDHVKYLQKMFQRLRKYKLRLNPNKCTFGVRSGKLLGFIVSQKGIEVDPDKVKAIREMPAPRTEKEVRGFLGRLNYISRFISHMTATCGPIFKLLRKEQGIVWTEDCQKAFDSIKKYLLEPPILIPPVEGRPLIMYLTVLENSMGCVLGQQDETGRKEHAIYYLSKKFTECESRYSMLEKTCCALAWAAKRLRHYMINHTTWLVSKMDPIKYIFEKPALTGRIARWQMLLSEYDIEYRSQKAIKGSILADHLAHQPLEDYRHIKFDFPDEEIMYLKMKDCDEPLFGEGPDPDSVWGLIFDGAVNVYGNGIGAVLLTPKGAHIPFTARLRFDCTNNIAEYEACIMGIEEAIDLRIKNIEIYGDSALVINQIKGKWETLHAGLIPYRDYARRLLTFFNKVELHHIPRDENQMADALATLSSMIKVNHHNDVPLISVKFLDRPAYVFAAEAVFDNKPWFHDIKVFLQTREYPPGASNKDKKTLRRLSSNFFLNGDILYKRNFDTVLLRCVDKYEADLLIHEIHEGSFGIHPNGHTMAKKILQAGYYWMTMESDCYKHTRKCHKCQIYADKIHMPPTTLNLLSSPWPFSMWGIDMIGRIEPKASNGHRFILVAIDYFTKWVEAASYANVTKQVVVKFIKNHIICRYGIPNRIITDNGTNLNNKMMKELCDDFKIEHHNSSPYRPQMNGATPFSLVYGTEAVLPVEVEIPSLRVLMEADLSEAEWVQNRYDQLNLIEEKRMTALCHGQLYQKRMKQAFDKKVRPRKFKEGDLVLKKIFSFQPDSRGKWAPNYEGPYVVKRAFSGGAMTLQTMDGEELPRPVNTDAVKKYFV